One part of the Rutidosis leptorrhynchoides isolate AG116_Rl617_1_P2 chromosome 1, CSIRO_AGI_Rlap_v1, whole genome shotgun sequence genome encodes these proteins:
- the LOC139877054 gene encoding peptidyl-prolyl cis-trans isomerase PASTICCINO1, which produces MAVVKDADQSHKKKTATPSESEDDKRRKKMVPGGLMKAVIRPGGGDVMPSDGDQVVYHSTVRTLDGVVVQSTRSEFGGKGTPIRQVLGKSKMILGLLEGIPTMLKGEVAVLKMKPELHYGEDDCPVSVSDSFPKDAELNFEIELIEFSKVKVITEDLGVLKKVTQEAQSWENPRDLYEVKARISAKSGDGQSLQLRTTDEPILFTFGKSEVPKGLEMGIGTMSRGEKAVIYVTSQYLSQSPLIPSFDGIEEVHFEVELIHFIQVRDVLGDGRLIKRRIKDGKGEFPMDCPLQDSRLRVHYKGMLIDKEKTVFYDTRVDNHGQPLEFSSGEGLVPEGFEMCVRLMLPEEISLVTCPPDYAYDKFTRPANVPEGAHVQWEIELLGFEMLKDWTGMDFRAIMDDVEKTKSTGNRLFKEGKYALAKAKYDKILREFNHVNPQDDEEGKEFANTRSLLNLNVAACYLKMGDCRKSIETCNKVLEANPVHVKALYRRGMAYMEAGDYDEASSDFNKMITIDKSSEANAKAALLKLKQTEQEVEKKARKQFKGLFDKKPGEISEVGLDDKGNETREKILDDGAHEPLISNHEKDGDEDAPAGPPPARMGSFSRLWTGGLNLFKSLGVNRCSIL; this is translated from the exons ATGGCTGTTGTTAAAGATGCGGATCAGTCACACAAAAAGAAAACCGCAACGCCTTCTGAATCGGAGGATGATAAGAG GAGGAAGAAGATGGTTCCAGGTGGTTTAATGAAGGCCGTGATTAGACCTGGAGGTGGTGATGTCATGCCTTCTGATGGCGATCAG GTTGTATATCATTCGACTGTTCGTACTCTAGATGGAGTGGTTGTTCAGTCTACTCGCTCTGAATTTGGCG GAAAAGGCACCCCAATAAGACAAGTTCTGGGTAAGAGCAAGATGATATTAGGGCTGCTAGAAGGCATTCCAACAATGTTGAAGGGTGAAGTTGCAGTG CTAAAAATGAAGCCTGAATTGCACTATGGAGAGGATGACTGTCCAGTATCAGTATCAGATAGCTTTCCTAAAGATGCAGAACTTAACTTCGAAATTGAGCTGATAGAGTTTTCTAAAGTCAAG GTCATAACTGAAGATTTGGGAGTCTTGAAGAAG GTTACACAGGAGGCACAAAGTTGGGAAAACCCAAGAGATCTTTATGAAGTAAAAGCCAG GATTTCTGCCAAGTCAGGGGATGGACAATCACTTCAATTACGTACGACAGACGAACCAATTTTGTTTACTTTTGGAAAATCCGAG GTGCCTAAAGGTCTTGAAATGGGTATAGGAACAATGTCACGGGGAGAAAAAGCAGTGATTTATGTTACAAGTCAGTACTTAAGCCAAAGCCCCCTTATACCCTCTTTCGATGGTATTGAAGAAGTTCACTTTGAAGTGGAGCTTATTCATTTTATTCAG GTACGTGATGTGCTAGGAGATGGCCGTCTAATAAAACGCCGTATTAAAGATGGAAAAG GTGAATTCCCTATGGACTGCCCTCTTCAAGACAGTCGACTGCGTGTGCATTACAAGGGAATGCTTATTGATAAAGAGAAGACCGTGTTCTATGATACACGAGTCGATAATCATGGCCAGCCTTTGGAGTTCTCTTCAGGAGAAGGGCTT GTACCTGAAGGTTTTGAGATGTGTGTTCGGCTCATGTTGCCTGAAGAGATATCACTTGTTACCTGCCCCCCTGATTACGCATATGACAAATTTACCAG ACCAGCTAATGTTCCCGAAGGTGCTCATGTTCAATGGGAGATTGAGCTCCTTGGTTTTGAAATGCTTAAG GATTGGACGGGTATGGATTTTAGAGCTATTATGGACGATGTTGAAAAGACCAAAAGCACG GGTAATAGGCTATTCAAAGAAGGAAAATATGCACTTGCTAAAGCGAAGTATGATAAG ATTTTACGAGAATTCAACCATGTCAATCCTCAAGATGACGAGGAGGGAAAAGAGTTTGCGAACACAAGA AGCCTTTTGAATCTCAATGTGGCTGCCTGCTACCTGAAAATGGGTGATTGTAGAAAGTCAATTGAGACGTGCAATAAA GTATTAGAAGCAAACCCTGTTCACGTGAAAGCACTTTATCGACGAGGAATGGCTTACATGGAGGCTGGTGATTATGATGAAGCAAGTTCAGATTTCAACAAG ATGATTACCATAGACAAGTCATCCGAAGCCAATGCAAAGGCAGCTCTTCTTAAATTGAAACAGACTGAGCAG GAAGTAGAGAAGAAAGCTCGTAAGCAATTCAAAGGACTATTTGACAAAAAGCCTGGGGAAATATCAGAGGTTGGGCTAGACGATAAAGGAAACGAGACGAGAGAAAAAATTCTTGATGACGGTGCACATGAACCCTTGATTTCTAATCATGAAAAGGACGGTGATGAAGATGCACCAGCAGGTCCACCTCCTGCTCGTATGGGTTCCTTTTCACGATTGTGGACTGGCGGTCTGAATCTATTCAAGTCTCTCGGGGTCAACAGATGTTCCATATTGTGA